The sequence AGACGTAGTACAGGATTTTCCTCTTAGTTATCAACCCGCCTCTATATGCCGCCGGGGGCTTCTCCATTACGCCCGGCTCCGGAGGCTCTACTCCGAGGGCCACTGCTGGGAGAGCATCGGTGACCACGTTTATCCATAAGAGGTGTATGGGCCGCAGAGGCGGGGGCAGGTAGAGGAGTTCTGCCCCGAACACGGTTCCCACCTCGCCCATGTTGGCTGCCAGCAGGTAGTTTATGGGCTTCTTCAAGTTGTCGAAGATGACTCTACCCTCCCTCACTGCTTCGACAATAGTGCTGTAGTTGTCGTCGAGGAGGATCAGCTGGGATGCTTCCTTAGCTACGTCCGTCCCGCGTATACCCATAGCCACTCCCACGTCAGCAAGCTTCAGAGCGGGGGCATCGTTTACTCCGTCGCCGGTCATCGCGACCTTGTAGCCCTTTGACTTCAACGCCTTAACGATCCTTGCCTTGTGCTCTGGGGTGACTCTTGCGTACACGTTAATCTTATCAACTATCTTCACCAGCTCTTCATCGCTCATGCTGTCGAGTACCTTGCCCTCCAGCACGGTCTCCTCGCTGGCGTTTATACCTATCATTCTTGCGACCGCCATTGCCGTTAGCTTATGGTCTCCCGTGACCATGATGGTCTTTATACCAGCCTTGCTGGCTGTTTTCAACGCTTCAACGACTTCCTCGCGGGGCGGGTCTATTATCCCTAGGACTGCGTAGAAGACGAGGCTGTTTTCAACCTCCGCTACATCGAGGTTTTCGCTGAACTCTTCAACCCACTTGTAGGCTATTCCAAAGGTTCTGTACCCCTGTGAAGCCAGGTCTTCTATCTCCTTAGCAAGGGCTTCCCTCCGCTCGGGCGATAACTCCTCCTCGCCGCTGGCTTTGATCCTAGTAGAGATCTCGAGGAGCATCTCGGGGGCCCCCGAGGAAACCACCAGGTACTTGTCTCCCACCCTGTGGACGGTGGTTTTCCTCTTTCTAAACCTGTCGAACGGGTATGTCTTCACTAACGGGTATTTACTCTCCGCTCTTCTCACTCCTTCCTCGCCCAACGCCTTGTACGAGAGGACTAGTGCAGCCCCCTCCGTGGGAGAGCCTTTAATCCTCCACGACCCGTTGTCGAGGCGTAGCTCCACGTCAACGCTGGTGTGAGCGGCTATTATCTCGTATAGGAAGGCGTCGTCTTCAAGCGCGCTCGGGTTGCAGGCTATTCTCCCCGTCGGCTGGTAGCCGACTCCCTCTACTCTGCACTCCCTGCCCGGGAGTTTCACTATTTTAACGGTCATTTCCCCCTTAGTGATGGTTCCTGTTTTATCACTGCATACGACGTCGACTGCTCCGAGGGTTTCAACGGCGCCGAGCCTTCTCACAACTGCCTTCTTCTTAGCCATTCTGTAGGCTCCTATCGCTAGGATCGCGGTCGCTATCGCGGGGAGTCCCTCGGGTATTGCTGCCACGGCCAGCGCGACCGAGACCATGAAGGCGTCGACCACTCCGAGGTATCCCTCGATGAGAGATGTGAAGAACACTATCGCTGCTATCGCGAGTATGATGACTCCTATCTTCTTCCCGAAGGCGTCGAGCTCCTGCTCCAACAGTGTTTTCTCCTCCTTCGCCTCCGCGATAGCTTCTGCTATCTTGCCGATCTCGGTTGAGGTACCCGTCGCCACTACCACGGCCTTCCCCTTGCCCCCGACTACGTATGTGCCCATGAACAACATGTTCTTCCTATCGCTCACGGGAGTCTGGGGGTGCAGGATCAGGTCGGAGTCCTTCTCGACAGGGGTCGACTCGCCGGTTAAGGGGGACTCATCAACCAGCAGGTCTATCGACTCCAGGATCCTAGCGTCTGCTGGGATCTTATCCCCCTCCTTAACGAGCAGGATATCTCCCGGCACTAGCTGCGACGTGGGTATCTCCACCGCGGTTGCATTCCTCACGACCGTGCAGTATGGCACCGCCATTGACTTCAACGCTTCAACGGCTTTCTCAGCCTTATACTCCTGGACGAACCCCATCACGCCCATTAAAACAACTATGATCACTATGGCGAGCGCGTCCACCAGCTCGCCGAGGACAGCGGATATGACGGTTGCAATCAACAGTATGATTATCAGGAAGTTGGTGAACTGGCGGATGAACAAGTGTATGGGGTGCTTCTTCTTAACCATTATCTCGTTGGGACCGTATTCCTTCAGCCTTCTCTCGGCCTCCTCGCTCGTCAACCCTTTTTCAACATCCGTGTTCAACGCCTTCAAGACTTCCTCAGGGCTCATTGAATGCCATGACGAGCTCATCTTGGATTCCGAAGAGCTTTGATTACATTGGTTGCTAAAAAGCATATTTCAAAACATAATCACCCCCTTTACACCTTGGAGCGTGGGGGCAGTCATGTAAGCAATATAATGATTGCAGAGGTGATGAGAGCTATAGAGGCGGCGGGGAGAACATACCTGTACACCCTTGGTAGTTCCGTGTTGAAGTATTTACTGGACATGACTAGGCAGGCGTGGGCTGGAGAGAGCATGGCTCCCAGAAAGCCTCCCAGGAAGGCTATCGTCAAGTAGTTGCTTGAAGAGGAGAGGAGTCCCTGAAGCGCCGGGAACCCTAGCGCTACGAAGGTGAACTCGAAGCCGGTTGCGACTACTATTATGAAGGGTATTGCGAAGACGGCCAGCGTCCCGTGGCTTGCAAGCGAGTCCGCTAGGATGCTGGCCAGCCCGGTGGCCTTGATGGTGTTTCCGAATATGAGGGATGCTATGATTAACCCGATCAGGGTTGGGTCGGCGGCCTTCCTAAGGGATTGGAGCACGGTGTTCTTCCCGAGCCTGTAGGCTACTATGAATAGTGAGACAGTCGCGAGCAGGGAGAGGTAGAGCTGGACCCCCATCGCGAGGGTGAGGAGCGCTATGAGCATGAATGGCCACGTGTGAATCAACCCTTTAAAGCTTCTCCCCGGGCTTCCCGAGCCACCCCTGCCCCTGTATATTATCGAGAACATGATGACTCCCGACGCCAGCGCCGACGCCGTTATTATCCACGTCTTGCTGAATATCTGAGCGTACGTTAACCCCAGTAGCGCGGCGGCGAGGATTATGTTCTGGTAAAGAGGCCACGTAGCCACCCATAGGTGCCTGAACCAGTAGTTGAGGAAGGCTTTCTCCTCGCTGGATAAGCCCATCCTCGAGTACACGGGGTCGATCATGGTTGCTGAAACATATGCTCCAGCCGGCATCGGGAGGAGGCCTATTACCGCTGGGACAGCGATGGATGCAACCCTCTTCCCGAAGGATTCGAAGGATTTCACCAGCTCAACGGATGCCCTCGAGTTCTTGTAAAGGTTCGCGAGCACCATTGCGAGCACTAGGGAGAGGACGGTGTTCAGCATCGTAGCGTTGAAGGAGGCAGCGACCACGTCGATGAATCCCCGGCCGAGAAGCGGGGCGGAGTAGACGAGCAGGGCAAGCATCATCGCAAGGGCTATGTTGAATCCCCTGAGGACAAGCCCTATGATGATTGACACGGCGGCGGCGAATAGAGCGATTTGAACCACTCTACATCACCAAGCCTGGTTGGCCAACGCGTCTGTTCCGCGGAGCATCCTCCACATTCAAGAGGAGGAGACAAGGTGTTTAAAAACATGCACCCCGAGCACAAGGGTC is a genomic window of Thermosphaera sp. containing:
- a CDS encoding cation-transporting P-type ATPase, with the translated sequence MSPEEVLKALNTDVEKGLTSEEAERRLKEYGPNEIMVKKKHPIHLFIRQFTNFLIIILLIATVISAVLGELVDALAIVIIVVLMGVMGFVQEYKAEKAVEALKSMAVPYCTVVRNATAVEIPTSQLVPGDILLVKEGDKIPADARILESIDLLVDESPLTGESTPVEKDSDLILHPQTPVSDRKNMLFMGTYVVGGKGKAVVVATGTSTEIGKIAEAIAEAKEEKTLLEQELDAFGKKIGVIILAIAAIVFFTSLIEGYLGVVDAFMVSVALAVAAIPEGLPAIATAILAIGAYRMAKKKAVVRRLGAVETLGAVDVVCSDKTGTITKGEMTVKIVKLPGRECRVEGVGYQPTGRIACNPSALEDDAFLYEIIAAHTSVDVELRLDNGSWRIKGSPTEGAALVLSYKALGEEGVRRAESKYPLVKTYPFDRFRKRKTTVHRVGDKYLVVSSGAPEMLLEISTRIKASGEEELSPERREALAKEIEDLASQGYRTFGIAYKWVEEFSENLDVAEVENSLVFYAVLGIIDPPREEVVEALKTASKAGIKTIMVTGDHKLTAMAVARMIGINASEETVLEGKVLDSMSDEELVKIVDKINVYARVTPEHKARIVKALKSKGYKVAMTGDGVNDAPALKLADVGVAMGIRGTDVAKEASQLILLDDNYSTIVEAVREGRVIFDNLKKPINYLLAANMGEVGTVFGAELLYLPPPLRPIHLLWINVVTDALPAVALGVEPPEPGVMEKPPAAYRGGLITKRKILYYVFFGALISAFTIAAFLMNQHSLIMAQTAAFTVIVLSEFGRSLASRSENKPVWRISFNKWLIPALAVSLILHLATIYTPLNKVFYTAPPPLSIWLYGVGASLLIWLVDEARKAIGVKI
- a CDS encoding DUF401 family protein is translated as MVQIALFAAAVSIIIGLVLRGFNIALAMMLALLVYSAPLLGRGFIDVVAASFNATMLNTVLSLVLAMVLANLYKNSRASVELVKSFESFGKRVASIAVPAVIGLLPMPAGAYVSATMIDPVYSRMGLSSEEKAFLNYWFRHLWVATWPLYQNIILAAALLGLTYAQIFSKTWIITASALASGVIMFSIIYRGRGGSGSPGRSFKGLIHTWPFMLIALLTLAMGVQLYLSLLATVSLFIVAYRLGKNTVLQSLRKAADPTLIGLIIASLIFGNTIKATGLASILADSLASHGTLAVFAIPFIIVVATGFEFTFVALGFPALQGLLSSSSNYLTIAFLGGFLGAMLSPAHACLVMSSKYFNTELPRVYRYVLPAASIALITSAIIILLT